In one window of Polaromonas naphthalenivorans CJ2 DNA:
- a CDS encoding AzlC family ABC transporter permease: protein MTVRLGSSLSALLRHPEFRTGVQEVSGVAPGLAAWGLMTGVAMVNSGMSVVEAVAMTLLVFAGSSQLAGIPLIAAGAPVWVILATSFCVNLRFVVFSAHLRSYLMHLPRPARLLAGYLCADMTYVLFVRRFPHPSLEPAQRQAELAYFAGSSGLNWVSWQAASLLGIALAQWIPSAWGLGFAGILALIGVTCSLASSPMRRVSAGVAGAAAVAAFALPYKLNIVVAIAVAVALCLLLESPAPSDRRAAE, encoded by the coding sequence GTGACCGTGCGCCTCGGCAGCAGTCTTTCGGCGCTGCTTCGCCATCCCGAGTTCCGCACCGGCGTGCAAGAGGTGTCGGGCGTCGCGCCCGGCCTGGCGGCCTGGGGCCTGATGACCGGCGTGGCCATGGTGAATTCGGGCATGTCGGTGGTCGAGGCCGTGGCGATGACGCTGCTGGTGTTTGCCGGCAGTTCGCAACTGGCGGGCATTCCCCTGATTGCCGCTGGCGCCCCGGTCTGGGTGATCCTGGCCACGAGCTTTTGCGTCAACCTGCGCTTCGTGGTGTTCAGCGCCCATTTGCGCAGCTACCTCATGCACCTGCCCCGGCCGGCGCGGCTGCTGGCCGGCTACCTGTGCGCCGATATGACCTATGTGCTGTTTGTGCGCCGCTTTCCCCATCCGTCGCTGGAGCCGGCGCAGCGCCAGGCGGAGCTGGCCTATTTTGCCGGCAGCAGCGGCCTGAACTGGGTCAGCTGGCAGGCGGCCAGCCTGCTGGGCATTGCCCTGGCGCAGTGGATTCCCAGCGCCTGGGGCCTGGGGTTTGCCGGCATCCTGGCGCTGATCGGCGTCACCTGCTCGCTCGCGTCGAGCCCCATGCGCCGCGTCTCAGCCGGTGTGGCGGGCGCGGCGGCCGTGGCGGCGTTCGCGCTGCCGTACAAGCTCAACATCGTGGTGGCGATTGCCGTGGCGGTGGCGCTGTGCCTGCTGCTGGAGTCGCCCGCGCCGTCTGATCGCAGGGCTGCCGAATGA
- the fmt gene encoding methionyl-tRNA formyltransferase: MRVIFAGTPEFARVALAQLHGAGFEIPLVLTQPDRPAGRGMKLQASAVKQWAESHAIAVAQPRSLRLDGKYPEDAAAARAAIEAAQADVMVVAAYGLILPQWVLDMPRLGCLNIHASLLPRWRGAAPIHRAIQAGDPQTGVTIMQMDAGLDTGDMLLVEKLAIQATDTTATLHDKLAALGGQMIVQALELAAAGQLEPVRQPAEGVTYAHKIEKSEAAVDWTQPVASIDRHIRAMTPFPGASAQIGSDTVKLWSSEIDSCSCPPDMRKGLILSANSDGVRVACGDGVLKVTELQRAGGKRLPAADFLRGFDLQAGQLFDLPNP, translated from the coding sequence ATGCGCGTTATTTTTGCCGGTACTCCTGAATTTGCCCGTGTGGCGCTTGCTCAACTGCACGGCGCCGGTTTTGAAATCCCCCTGGTGCTGACCCAGCCCGACCGCCCCGCCGGCCGGGGCATGAAGCTGCAGGCCTCCGCCGTCAAGCAGTGGGCCGAGAGCCACGCCATTGCGGTGGCCCAGCCCAGGAGCCTGCGGCTGGATGGCAAATACCCTGAAGACGCCGCTGCCGCCCGCGCCGCCATCGAGGCCGCGCAGGCTGATGTGATGGTGGTCGCTGCCTACGGGCTGATCCTGCCGCAGTGGGTGCTCGACATGCCCCGGCTGGGGTGTTTGAACATTCACGCTTCCCTGTTGCCGCGCTGGCGCGGCGCGGCGCCGATTCACCGCGCGATCCAGGCCGGCGACCCGCAGACCGGCGTCACCATCATGCAGATGGATGCGGGGCTGGACACCGGCGACATGCTGCTGGTCGAAAAACTCGCGATTCAAGCCACCGACACCACCGCCACGCTGCACGACAAGCTGGCCGCGCTGGGCGGGCAGATGATCGTGCAGGCGCTGGAACTGGCCGCTGCTGGCCAGCTTGAGCCAGTCCGCCAGCCCGCCGAGGGCGTGACCTATGCCCACAAGATCGAAAAATCCGAAGCGGCGGTGGACTGGACCCAGCCGGTAGCCAGCATTGACCGGCACATCCGCGCCATGACGCCTTTTCCGGGCGCCAGCGCGCAGATCGGTTCCGACACGGTCAAGCTCTGGAGCTCTGAAATTGATAGCTGCTCATGCCCGCCAGATATGCGCAAAGGCCTGATTTTGTCTGCAAATTCCGATGGCGTGCGGGTGGCGTGCGGTGATGGCGTGCTGAAAGTCACCGAACTGCAGCGCGCCGGCGGCAAGCGCCTGCCCGCCGCCGACTTCCTGCGCGGCTTTGACTTGCAGGCCGGCCAGTTGTTCGACCTTCCCAATCCGTGA
- the def gene encoding peptide deformylase, whose protein sequence is MTPLTILRYPDPRLHTVAKPVAAFDARLRQLADAMFHTMYAAEGIGLAATQVDVHERLVVIDVSEGRNQPLVLINPEIVWASAETRIGDEGCLSVPGIYDGVERALAVKVAALDLNGQKQLHEAEGMLAVCIQHEMDHLIGKVFVEYLSPLKRNRIKTKLIKQKKDEEREAVR, encoded by the coding sequence ATGACTCCACTGACTATTCTCCGTTATCCCGACCCGCGCCTGCATACCGTGGCCAAGCCCGTTGCTGCATTTGATGCGCGCCTGCGCCAACTGGCGGACGCCATGTTCCACACCATGTATGCGGCTGAAGGCATCGGCCTGGCCGCCACGCAGGTCGATGTGCATGAGCGGCTGGTGGTGATTGACGTCAGCGAAGGCCGCAACCAGCCGCTGGTGCTGATCAACCCCGAAATCGTCTGGGCCAGCGCCGAGACGCGCATCGGCGACGAGGGCTGTCTGTCGGTGCCCGGCATTTACGACGGCGTGGAACGCGCGCTGGCGGTGAAGGTGGCGGCGCTTGACCTGAACGGCCAGAAGCAGCTGCACGAGGCCGAAGGCATGCTGGCGGTCTGCATCCAGCATGAAATGGATCACCTGATCGGCAAGGTGTTCGTCGAATACCTGTCGCCCCTGAAGCGCAACCGCATCAAGACCAAGCTGATCAAGCAGAAAAAAGACGAGGAACGCGAGGCCGTGCGCTGA
- a CDS encoding LysM peptidoglycan-binding domain-containing protein, with protein MPTIFARFSHISIAAAALLATSTGVQAQNFPVTPAQQATAVQVARTGVPVADLAPNAPDSYTVRPGDTLWAISGMFLKGPWRWPELWGMNLEDIRNPHRIYPGQQLYLDKSNGRATLRTRRAGGGDSSSSSSAAMNTIRVSPRTRYESLADTSIPTLAPQAIEPFLAEPLIVDELTFSQAPRIVATQEGRVLLSRGDRAYVLSAYAAGGGSKPLSDHKGEPRDYRVFRNATPLKDPTTQQILGYEAQYVGKAELVRGESTAQSSDKDGKTQIDIVPATIDIVAAKEEMRVGDRLIPEPPRELRSYVPHAPSSPMSGQIVSVYGNAVAWASENQIVVINRGTSDGLERGHVMAILKDGERLTDKTDSDRPDIKLPNERNGLLMVFRTFDRLSYALVMQVTDGVKVGDRFTNPN; from the coding sequence ATGCCTACTATTTTTGCTCGCTTCAGTCATATTTCAATCGCCGCGGCCGCCTTGCTGGCCACTTCAACCGGCGTACAGGCCCAGAACTTCCCCGTCACGCCCGCCCAGCAGGCCACGGCCGTCCAGGTGGCCCGGACCGGAGTTCCGGTGGCCGACCTGGCGCCCAATGCGCCTGACAGCTACACCGTCAGGCCGGGCGACACCCTGTGGGCCATTTCGGGCATGTTCCTCAAGGGTCCGTGGCGCTGGCCCGAATTGTGGGGCATGAACCTGGAGGACATCCGCAATCCGCACCGCATCTATCCCGGCCAGCAGCTCTACCTGGACAAAAGCAATGGCCGGGCCACCTTGCGAACCCGCCGGGCAGGCGGCGGCGACAGCAGCAGCAGCAGCAGCGCAGCCATGAACACCATCCGGGTGTCTCCGCGCACCCGCTACGAGTCGCTGGCCGACACCTCCATTCCCACATTGGCGCCCCAGGCCATCGAGCCCTTCCTGGCCGAGCCGCTGATTGTTGACGAGCTGACCTTTTCGCAGGCGCCGCGCATCGTGGCCACGCAGGAGGGCCGGGTGCTGCTCAGCCGGGGCGACCGGGCCTATGTGCTCAGCGCGTATGCCGCAGGTGGCGGCAGCAAGCCCTTGAGCGACCACAAAGGCGAGCCGCGGGACTACCGGGTGTTTCGCAACGCCACGCCGCTCAAGGATCCGACCACCCAGCAAATCCTGGGCTACGAAGCGCAATACGTCGGCAAGGCCGAACTGGTGCGCGGCGAGTCCACGGCCCAGAGCAGCGACAAAGACGGCAAAACGCAAATCGACATCGTTCCCGCCACCATCGACATCGTGGCGGCCAAGGAAGAAATGCGGGTCGGCGACCGGCTGATTCCCGAGCCGCCCCGCGAGTTGCGCAGCTATGTGCCGCACGCGCCCTCGTCGCCCATGTCCGGGCAGATCGTCTCGGTGTATGGCAATGCCGTGGCTTGGGCTTCTGAAAACCAGATCGTGGTGATCAACCGCGGGACCAGCGACGGGCTGGAGCGCGGTCATGTCATGGCCATCCTGAAAGACGGCGAACGCCTGACGGACAAAACGGACAGCGACCGGCCGGACATCAAGCTGCCCAACGAGCGCAATGGCCTGCTGATGGTGTTCCGCACCTTTGACCGGCTGTCGTATGCGCTGGTGATGCAGGTCACCGATGGCGTCAAGGTCGGCGACCGCTTCACCAACCCGAACTGA
- a CDS encoding ribbon-helix-helix domain-containing protein — translation MPAEAPAPWVHLNFSLYQFERKTPAFRPEMDSVDGEAVPVFGLHLNPVVVHDECTKRTNIYLTEPSVAKLQELSKQTGLCVAELIRRAIDDFLNKKK, via the coding sequence ATGCCTGCTGAAGCGCCGGCCCCCTGGGTTCACCTGAATTTTTCACTTTATCAGTTTGAGCGGAAAACCCCGGCCTTCAGGCCGGAGATGGACAGCGTGGACGGCGAAGCCGTCCCTGTATTTGGTTTGCATTTGAATCCTGTTGTGGTGCATGATGAATGTACGAAGCGGACAAACATCTATCTGACAGAGCCTTCGGTTGCGAAGCTGCAAGAGCTGTCAAAACAAACGGGGCTTTGCGTTGCCGAGTTAATTCGTCGCGCTATCGACGACTTCCTGAACAAGAAAAAATGA
- a CDS encoding RNA-guided endonuclease InsQ/TnpB family protein — MKRLQAFKFELMPGGGQQRDMCRFAGARRFVFNRALDIQKANYAAGGKFIGYVDMANRLPEWKKEFEWLKEPPSQSLQQSLKDSERAFKNFFEKRAGFPQPKKKGRGESFRFPQGFRIDQSNSRTFLPKLGWMRYRNSRGILGTAKNITVSQTGGKWFASIQTEREVGQPIPAATNAIGIDMGIARFATLSDASFVEPLDSFKKHEHRLKKYQRRMSRKVKNSRNWHKAKRKVQNIHTRIGNARKDFLHKKTSEISKNHAMVAIEDLQVGNMSKSSKGTAEAPGKNVAAKSGLNKAILDQGWFEFRRQLEYKLAWSGGILIAVPAHYTSQTCPACGHIAKENRQTQARFACVDCGYQNHADVVGAMNILARGYRVAACGEDGSGSGRKTRTKPASVKQEPAEVTMREAAHA; from the coding sequence ATGAAACGCCTGCAAGCCTTCAAATTCGAGTTGATGCCCGGCGGCGGGCAGCAGCGTGACATGTGCCGCTTCGCCGGGGCGCGCAGGTTTGTCTTTAACCGGGCTTTGGATATTCAAAAGGCCAACTACGCAGCAGGCGGCAAATTCATCGGTTACGTCGATATGGCGAACCGCCTTCCTGAGTGGAAAAAAGAGTTTGAATGGCTCAAGGAGCCGCCCTCGCAATCCTTGCAGCAATCGCTGAAAGATTCGGAGCGCGCGTTCAAAAACTTCTTTGAAAAACGCGCGGGCTTTCCGCAGCCCAAGAAGAAAGGCCGTGGCGAAAGTTTCCGTTTCCCGCAAGGCTTCAGGATCGACCAGTCCAACAGCCGCACCTTCTTGCCCAAACTCGGATGGATGCGCTACCGCAACAGCCGGGGCATTCTTGGCACGGCCAAGAACATCACCGTCAGCCAAACGGGTGGCAAATGGTTTGCCAGCATCCAGACCGAGCGAGAAGTCGGGCAACCCATTCCAGCAGCCACCAACGCCATCGGCATCGACATGGGAATTGCCCGATTCGCCACCCTGAGCGACGCCAGCTTTGTTGAGCCGCTGGACAGCTTCAAGAAGCATGAACACAGGCTCAAAAAGTACCAGCGGCGCATGAGCCGCAAAGTCAAAAACAGCCGGAACTGGCACAAAGCCAAAAGGAAGGTGCAAAACATCCACACCCGTATCGGTAACGCCCGCAAAGATTTCCTGCACAAGAAGACAAGCGAGATCAGCAAAAACCACGCCATGGTCGCTATTGAGGACTTGCAGGTGGGCAATATGTCCAAGTCGAGCAAAGGCACCGCCGAAGCACCGGGGAAAAACGTCGCGGCCAAGTCGGGACTTAACAAAGCCATCCTCGATCAGGGCTGGTTCGAGTTTCGCCGCCAGCTGGAATACAAGCTCGCTTGGAGCGGCGGGATACTCATTGCAGTGCCCGCGCACTACACCAGCCAGACCTGTCCTGCCTGCGGTCACATTGCCAAGGAAAACCGGCAAACGCAGGCTCGGTTTGCGTGTGTGGACTGTGGCTACCAGAACCACGCCGATGTGGTTGGCGCGATGAACATATTGGCGCGGGGATACCGCGTTGCAGCCTGTGGAGAGGACGGCTCTGGCTCTGGTCGAAAGACCAGAACGAAACCAGCCTCTGTGAAGCAGGAACCCGCCGAAGTGACTATGCGTGAGGCAGCTCATGCGTAG
- the dprA gene encoding DNA-processing protein DprA encodes MRSAAGIPRLQAGEDVKDSQELQAWLRLALTPGVGNTTARKLLAAFGSAQAIFEQSSATLQKLGSDKLASALRSEPSSLATQLQTTLDWLQAGDDRRIAVLGDAAYPAALLDIEDPPLMLYMLGTLSSHADTATKTIANSLAIVGSRNPTPQGESNARQFARAFGSAGICVVSGLALGIDGAAHDGAMLGGGETIAVVGTGLDRVYPKKHLALAHRIARQGMIISEFPLGTPPLTANFPRRNRIISGLSRGTLVVEAALQSGSLITARLAAEQGKEVFAIPGSIHSPQSRGCHALIKQGAKLVEVAQDVLEELRLVPAGAAPAADALQAPAEGDEGDAPVPGGEDTLLAALGFDAVSLDALQARTGLDTGHLQAQLLELELGGQVARLPGGLFQRMAAG; translated from the coding sequence ATGCGTAGCGCCGCAGGAATCCCCCGCCTTCAGGCGGGGGAGGATGTCAAGGATTCCCAAGAACTTCAAGCCTGGCTGCGGCTGGCACTCACGCCCGGCGTGGGCAACACCACGGCGCGCAAGCTGCTGGCGGCCTTCGGGTCGGCACAGGCCATTTTTGAACAAAGCAGCGCGACGCTGCAAAAACTCGGCTCCGACAAGCTGGCCAGCGCCCTGCGCAGCGAGCCATCCAGCCTGGCGACCCAGCTGCAGACCACGCTGGACTGGCTGCAAGCCGGGGACGACCGGCGCATCGCCGTGCTCGGCGACGCGGCTTACCCGGCGGCCCTGCTCGACATCGAAGACCCGCCCTTGATGCTTTATATGCTGGGCACGCTTTCCAGTCATGCTGATACAGCTACCAAAACAATAGCGAACAGTTTGGCCATCGTCGGCAGCCGCAACCCGACACCGCAAGGTGAAAGCAATGCCCGGCAGTTTGCCAGGGCGTTCGGCAGCGCTGGCATCTGCGTGGTGTCGGGACTGGCGCTGGGCATCGACGGCGCGGCGCATGATGGCGCGATGCTGGGCGGCGGCGAGACGATTGCGGTTGTCGGCACCGGACTGGACCGGGTCTACCCCAAAAAGCACCTGGCCCTGGCGCACCGCATTGCCCGGCAGGGCATGATCATCAGCGAATTCCCGCTCGGAACGCCGCCGCTGACGGCCAATTTTCCCAGGCGCAACCGCATCATTTCGGGCCTGAGCCGGGGAACGCTGGTGGTCGAGGCGGCGCTGCAGTCGGGCTCGCTGATCACCGCCCGGCTCGCGGCCGAGCAGGGCAAGGAAGTCTTTGCCATTCCCGGCTCCATCCATTCGCCCCAGTCGCGCGGCTGCCATGCCTTGATCAAGCAAGGCGCCAAGCTGGTGGAAGTGGCTCAGGATGTGCTGGAAGAACTCAGGCTGGTGCCCGCCGGCGCAGCCCCGGCGGCTGATGCCTTGCAGGCGCCAGCGGAGGGCGACGAGGGTGATGCACCCGTTCCTGGCGGTGAAGACACGCTTCTGGCGGCGCTGGGATTCGATGCGGTCAGCCTGGATGCGCTGCAGGCACGCACCGGCCTGGATACCGGCCATCTACAGGCGCAATTGCTGGAGCTTGAACTCGGCGGACAGGTCGCGCGCCTGCCCGGAGGACTGTTTCAGCGCATGGCGGCGGGCTGA